The Prevotella sp. E9-3 genome has a window encoding:
- a CDS encoding glycoside hydrolase family 130 protein produces MKGYCLFFLSVFLTVSSAVAQQSWAWGPFVRPVGVNPIVRPDTNSVFYCPMRQHSVAWEGSDTFNPAATVMNEKVVLLYRAEDNSAVGIGSRTSRIGYASSADGLHFVRHGAPVLFPSKEDNQAENECPGGCEDPRVVMTDDGLYVMMYTQWNRKQARLAVATSRDLVTWEKHGPAFAKAYGGRFKDDFSKSASIVTEVKDGCQVVARVNGKYWMYWGESFVNVATSDNLVDWTPLLDDQGDLLKVMLPRKGHFDSQLTECGPPAILTDKGILLIYNGKNLATEDGDKRYTPNSYCAGQALFSASNPTQLIDRLDKPFFLPEEDFERSGQYPAGTVFVEGMAFHGGKWLLYYGCADSRVSVAIYQPQ; encoded by the coding sequence ATGAAAGGATATTGTTTGTTTTTTCTTTCTGTTTTCCTTACTGTAAGTAGTGCTGTAGCTCAGCAGAGTTGGGCTTGGGGACCATTTGTGCGCCCTGTAGGAGTAAACCCGATTGTGCGTCCCGATACGAACAGCGTGTTTTATTGTCCAATGCGTCAGCATTCTGTAGCATGGGAAGGTAGCGATACTTTCAATCCTGCAGCCACAGTGATGAACGAAAAAGTGGTTTTGTTGTATAGGGCAGAAGATAATTCTGCTGTAGGCATCGGTTCCAGAACATCACGAATCGGTTACGCTTCATCTGCTGATGGTCTTCACTTCGTTAGGCATGGAGCTCCAGTATTATTTCCTTCAAAGGAAGATAATCAGGCAGAGAATGAATGTCCTGGCGGTTGTGAAGACCCACGTGTGGTAATGACTGATGATGGACTCTACGTGATGATGTACACCCAATGGAATCGAAAACAGGCTCGTTTGGCTGTAGCCACTTCACGTGATTTGGTTACCTGGGAGAAGCATGGACCAGCATTTGCCAAAGCCTATGGAGGTCGTTTCAAGGATGACTTCTCGAAGTCTGCTTCTATTGTAACCGAGGTTAAGGATGGATGTCAGGTTGTGGCTCGTGTCAACGGAAAGTATTGGATGTACTGGGGGGAGAGCTTTGTTAATGTGGCAACTTCAGACAATCTTGTTGATTGGACTCCTTTGCTTGATGATCAGGGCGATTTACTTAAAGTAATGTTGCCAAGAAAAGGGCATTTTGATAGTCAGTTGACAGAATGTGGACCTCCTGCAATTCTTACTGATAAAGGCATATTACTCATTTATAATGGCAAGAATCTTGCTACTGAAGATGGAGATAAACGTTATACTCCCAATTCATACTGTGCAGGACAGGCATTGTTTAGTGCCAGTAATCCCACGCAACTTATTGACCGGTTGGATAAGCCGTTCTTCCTTCCTGAAGAAGATTTTGAACGTAGCGGACAGTATCCTGCAGGAACCGTTTTTGTTGAAGGAATGGCCTTCCATGGCGGGAAATGGCTGCTATATTATGGCTGTGCCGACTCACGTGTGAGTGTGGCTATTTATCAGCCCCAATAA
- a CDS encoding GH92 family glycosyl hydrolase: MSNRIFSFLLTITIFFSAQASNRSSLVNPFIGTQGVGLTSGYLFPGATYPHGMVQFTPTYFAKNAGFVVNQNSGGGCEHMGNFPTFPVKGALIVSPDQIRNARFQVTDEQGHAGYYEAKVNEDVKASLTVTEHTGMARYDFPDTCTRGTVIIGAGIAATRISEAALVITTPNRVEGYADGGYFCGIRTPYKIYMVAEFDVPAVATGTWKGESLHPSATFAEGMSSGVFFTFDVSKQKTVHYKVGISYVSVENARQNLHTENSDWNFELVRKQAEQAWDEKLGLIDVEGGTQTRTIQFYTHLYRSFIHPSVSSDVNGEYMGADYKVHRTNSRQYSQFSNWDTYRTQIQLLSILEPDVASDIVLSHQDFALQSGGSFPRWVLANIETGIMQGDPSAILVSNAWAFGARNYDPKPLFEIMRRGAEVPGAKSQQEETRPHLKQYLEKGYCPASIQLEYTSADFAIGQYALRAVGDEFASWRYFGMARSWKNLYNPETGWLQSRNEDGSWKPLSEDFREATYKDYFWMVPYNLKGLIELIGGKENAEKRLDEYFTRLDAGYGDQWFASGNEPSFCAPWIYNWVGSPWKTSKVLRRTINEQYSDRPNGLPGNDDLGSMGAWYVWTCLGLYPEIPGVGGFALNTPVFPKAIIHLPRHEVCIIGGSEKEIYTRRLLVNGKEHLSTWIDWQVLAEGAKLEYKTSAQPDKKWGTQVAPPSFE, encoded by the coding sequence ATGAGCAACCGTATATTCTCTTTCCTGCTGACAATAACAATCTTCTTTAGCGCACAGGCTTCCAATCGTTCATCTTTGGTGAACCCTTTTATCGGAACACAAGGCGTTGGATTAACTTCTGGCTATTTGTTTCCTGGTGCAACCTATCCACATGGTATGGTGCAATTTACTCCCACCTATTTTGCAAAGAATGCAGGATTCGTTGTCAATCAGAATAGTGGTGGCGGATGTGAACATATGGGAAACTTTCCGACTTTTCCAGTGAAAGGGGCATTAATTGTTTCGCCCGATCAAATTCGCAATGCGCGCTTTCAGGTGACTGACGAGCAGGGCCATGCCGGATATTATGAAGCAAAGGTGAATGAGGATGTGAAAGCATCGCTGACTGTAACCGAACATACGGGAATGGCCCGTTATGATTTCCCTGATACGTGTACTCGTGGTACTGTAATAATTGGTGCTGGCATCGCTGCTACACGTATTAGTGAGGCGGCACTTGTGATAACAACCCCTAACCGTGTGGAAGGTTATGCTGATGGTGGCTATTTCTGTGGCATTCGTACACCTTATAAAATATATATGGTGGCAGAATTTGATGTGCCTGCTGTGGCTACAGGCACATGGAAAGGTGAATCGCTTCATCCATCGGCAACCTTCGCTGAGGGTATGAGTTCAGGTGTTTTCTTCACTTTTGATGTGAGCAAACAGAAAACTGTTCATTACAAAGTGGGAATCAGTTATGTTTCAGTAGAGAATGCACGTCAGAATCTTCATACAGAAAATTCAGATTGGAATTTTGAGTTGGTTCGTAAGCAGGCTGAACAGGCATGGGATGAGAAATTGGGACTTATCGATGTGGAAGGCGGTACTCAGACTCGTACCATTCAGTTCTATACCCATCTGTACCGTTCGTTCATTCATCCCAGTGTGTCAAGTGACGTGAATGGTGAATACATGGGGGCTGATTATAAGGTGCATCGCACCAATTCTCGTCAGTATTCCCAATTTAGTAACTGGGACACCTATCGTACACAGATACAATTGCTTTCTATTTTGGAACCCGATGTGGCCAGTGATATTGTATTGTCTCATCAGGATTTTGCCCTGCAGTCGGGCGGCTCATTTCCCCGTTGGGTGCTTGCCAATATTGAGACGGGCATCATGCAGGGAGATCCCTCGGCTATTTTGGTAAGCAATGCTTGGGCTTTTGGTGCGCGTAACTATGACCCGAAACCACTGTTCGAAATCATGCGACGAGGAGCTGAGGTGCCTGGTGCAAAATCACAGCAGGAAGAAACAAGACCACACCTGAAACAGTATCTAGAGAAAGGTTATTGTCCGGCAAGTATTCAGCTGGAATACACTTCAGCCGATTTTGCTATTGGTCAATATGCACTCAGGGCTGTAGGCGATGAATTTGCCTCTTGGCGATATTTTGGTATGGCTCGTTCTTGGAAGAATCTTTATAATCCGGAAACTGGATGGTTGCAGTCGCGTAACGAAGATGGCTCATGGAAACCTCTTTCAGAAGATTTTCGTGAGGCTACCTATAAGGACTATTTTTGGATGGTGCCCTACAATCTGAAAGGACTCATTGAACTGATTGGTGGAAAAGAAAATGCTGAAAAACGTTTGGATGAGTATTTCACTCGTTTGGATGCTGGATACGGTGATCAGTGGTTCGCTTCGGGTAACGAACCCAGTTTTTGCGCTCCATGGATTTATAACTGGGTGGGCAGTCCTTGGAAAACATCAAAAGTGTTGAGGCGTACAATCAATGAACAGTATTCTGACCGTCCCAATGGATTGCCTGGCAATGACGACCTTGGGTCAATGGGAGCTTGGTATGTTTGGACCTGCTTAGGGCTCTATCCTGAGATTCCTGGCGTGGGGGGCTTTGCATTGAATACCCCAGTGTTTCCTAAAGCCATTATTCATTTACCCCGTCATGAAGTGTGTATCATAGGTGGTTCGGAGAAAGAGATATATACGCGCCGACTGTTGGTCAATGGAAAGGAGCATCTTTCAACATGGATTGACTGGCAAGTTCTGGCAGAAGGAGCAAAACTAGAGTATAAGACCTCTGCTCAGCCAGACAAGAAATGGGGTACGCAGGTTGCACCGCCTTCATTTGAGTAG
- a CDS encoding TIM-barrel domain-containing protein, producing the protein MKRIYLLFLTLTTAVVAIAQQSFLIDNRVAVFYPANYDAAQHQPSPIFLRELAPISQNLPDDWQLRPRFTKENGHSVATFEVGDADLYGCGEVYGDLKRNGETVGLWNKDNGLYMTEGGKRLYQSHPWVLGVRKNGTAFGLIADNTWKSKLTTDHQVRFDSEGPAFRVVVIERNSPVEVLQELAKLSGTIEMPPLWSLGFHQCRHSYVPDTWAMQIADTFRDKQIPCDVIWMDIIYMDGFRIFTFSPKEMPNPKAFNDYLHSKKFKSVFMIDPGVKVDPNYFVDQQGMANDYYVKTKDGKPFVGQVWPGDTHFPDFTRPEVRRWWSTLYPDFMATGIDGIWNDMNEPAVFDGPDSSMPEDNVHLGGEGLAEGPHLRYHNVYGYNMVKATREGMLLANPQKRPFVLSRSNFLGGQRYAATWTGDNASTWEHMKASIPMTLNMGLTGQPFNGPDIGGFARDCNGELLAHWTAIGVYFPFVRNHCSLEEVQQEPWAFGQQVEDVCRTAINRRYRLLPYVYTLFRETSQTGIPVMRPVFMADVNDETLRSEQQAFLLGGDLLIVPRWAEKPALPKGNWATFSMENGDDGYQARLALRPGSVLPLANLYQNTVDYCTDSLTLVVNLDEKGLAQGRLYEDDGDGFNYRSGDYSDYQLKANTDGKTLTVSLQKIDGKRKASNKRWLRIAQIVKGRLVYSNWQEGNQAVVKLRKK; encoded by the coding sequence ATGAAAAGAATTTATTTATTGTTTTTAACTTTGACTACCGCCGTGGTGGCGATAGCTCAACAGTCGTTTTTAATCGACAATCGTGTAGCTGTGTTCTATCCTGCTAATTATGATGCAGCCCAACATCAGCCTTCACCTATTTTTTTACGCGAGTTGGCTCCCATCAGTCAGAACCTTCCAGATGATTGGCAGTTACGTCCTCGATTTACAAAAGAGAACGGACATAGTGTAGCAACTTTTGAAGTAGGAGATGCTGACCTTTACGGTTGTGGTGAGGTATATGGTGACCTAAAACGCAATGGTGAGACGGTAGGTCTTTGGAACAAGGATAATGGCTTGTATATGACCGAAGGTGGAAAACGTTTGTACCAGAGTCACCCTTGGGTGCTGGGTGTTCGTAAGAATGGAACAGCTTTTGGCCTGATAGCTGACAATACATGGAAATCAAAACTTACTACTGACCATCAGGTGCGTTTTGATAGTGAAGGCCCCGCTTTCCGCGTTGTAGTGATAGAGCGTAACTCTCCTGTTGAGGTGCTACAGGAACTGGCCAAACTCAGTGGTACTATTGAAATGCCGCCCTTGTGGTCGTTGGGCTTCCACCAGTGTCGTCATAGTTATGTGCCCGATACGTGGGCAATGCAGATTGCCGACACGTTCCGTGATAAGCAGATTCCCTGTGATGTCATTTGGATGGATATTATCTATATGGATGGTTTCCGTATCTTCACTTTCTCACCGAAAGAGATGCCCAATCCGAAGGCGTTCAACGATTATCTGCACAGCAAAAAATTCAAGTCTGTGTTTATGATTGACCCAGGTGTGAAAGTTGACCCTAATTATTTTGTTGATCAGCAAGGAATGGCCAACGACTACTATGTAAAGACAAAAGACGGAAAACCGTTCGTTGGACAGGTTTGGCCAGGCGATACTCATTTCCCCGACTTTACACGTCCTGAAGTGCGTCGTTGGTGGAGTACACTTTATCCTGACTTTATGGCTACTGGCATTGACGGTATTTGGAATGATATGAACGAACCTGCTGTATTTGATGGCCCTGATAGTTCGATGCCTGAAGATAATGTCCACTTAGGTGGAGAGGGACTGGCTGAAGGACCTCATTTGCGTTATCATAATGTGTATGGATATAATATGGTAAAAGCGACTCGTGAAGGTATGCTTTTGGCCAATCCACAGAAACGTCCTTTCGTTCTTTCACGTTCAAATTTTCTTGGCGGTCAGCGCTATGCAGCAACATGGACGGGCGATAATGCTTCGACTTGGGAGCATATGAAAGCAAGTATTCCAATGACCTTGAACATGGGACTCACCGGACAACCTTTCAATGGTCCTGATATTGGTGGCTTTGCTCGTGATTGTAATGGGGAATTGCTGGCTCATTGGACTGCTATTGGCGTTTACTTCCCATTTGTCCGCAATCATTGTAGCTTGGAAGAAGTTCAACAAGAGCCATGGGCATTTGGGCAGCAAGTAGAGGACGTATGTCGTACAGCTATCAATCGTCGCTATCGTCTGCTGCCTTATGTATATACATTGTTCCGTGAAACCTCTCAAACAGGTATTCCTGTAATGCGTCCAGTATTCATGGCCGATGTGAATGATGAAACGCTCCGTTCAGAGCAACAGGCATTCCTTCTTGGTGGCGATTTGTTGATTGTACCTCGTTGGGCTGAGAAACCAGCGCTGCCGAAAGGAAACTGGGCAACCTTCAGTATGGAGAATGGAGATGACGGATATCAGGCTCGTTTGGCTCTTCGTCCCGGTTCTGTGCTTCCTTTGGCTAACCTGTATCAGAATACAGTTGATTATTGTACTGACTCATTGACATTGGTGGTAAATCTCGATGAGAAAGGCCTGGCACAAGGAAGACTTTATGAGGATGATGGTGATGGATTCAACTATCGCTCTGGCGATTATTCTGACTATCAGTTGAAGGCAAATACAGATGGCAAAACCCTGACAGTAAGTCTTCAGAAAATTGATGGAAAACGTAAAGCATCAAATAAGCGTTGGCTACGTATTGCTCAGATTGTTAAAGGTCGATTGGTGTATTCCAATTGGCAGGAAGGTAATCAAGCTGTTGTTAAGTTGCGAAAGAAATAA